Proteins encoded in a region of the Marinobacter arenosus genome:
- a CDS encoding succinylglutamate desuccinylase, whose product MAAHLSVFSDSSDWLAHTLANASSELPESEAVLVDGTRVVRRMLGVLELTPPASRPNPNHEALIISAGIHGNETAPIEVLNGLVNELLEGAWQLACPLLLILGNPSAMVAGERFLEVNMNRLFHGAHSKPEYRDLPEAARARQIETLCRQFSESHPDLALSHYDLHTAIRPSRREKFALYPFVEGRRVPSDQCDFLLEAEVETLLLQHKSGTTFSSFSSSQLGAESFTVELGKVRPFGQNDLTRFHGIRDALRRRFCGAPAPQQPISSSAGLTVFEVVHEILNTGARFEFHVPDDVANFTEYAPGTVIWEDDHTCYRVGAIPESIVFPNRDVPVGQRVGLLIRPRQSVGA is encoded by the coding sequence ATGGCGGCACACCTTAGCGTCTTTTCTGATTCTTCGGATTGGCTGGCACACACCTTGGCCAACGCCTCCTCCGAGTTGCCAGAGTCCGAAGCAGTGCTGGTTGACGGCACCCGCGTTGTTCGAAGGATGCTCGGTGTACTAGAACTGACGCCCCCTGCCAGCCGACCCAATCCGAACCACGAAGCCCTGATCATTTCCGCCGGCATCCACGGCAACGAGACCGCTCCCATTGAGGTCCTCAATGGTTTGGTCAACGAATTGCTGGAAGGCGCTTGGCAATTGGCCTGCCCGCTACTGCTGATACTTGGCAACCCGTCCGCCATGGTGGCTGGCGAACGGTTTCTGGAAGTGAACATGAACCGGCTGTTCCACGGTGCCCACAGCAAGCCCGAGTATCGCGACCTGCCCGAGGCGGCTCGGGCCCGTCAGATCGAGACGCTATGCCGGCAATTCTCAGAGAGCCACCCGGACCTTGCCCTTTCGCACTATGACCTGCATACGGCGATCCGGCCGTCCCGGCGGGAAAAGTTTGCGCTGTATCCCTTTGTGGAAGGTCGTCGCGTGCCATCTGATCAGTGTGATTTTCTGTTGGAGGCCGAGGTGGAAACCCTGCTGCTCCAGCACAAATCGGGCACCACCTTCTCGTCGTTTTCATCGTCCCAGCTGGGGGCCGAGAGCTTTACCGTAGAGCTTGGAAAGGTTCGGCCATTCGGGCAAAACGACCTGACCCGGTTTCACGGCATTCGCGATGCCCTGCGTCGTCGGTTTTGTGGCGCCCCGGCGCCGCAGCAACCCATCTCGTCATCGGCCGGGCTGACGGTGTTTGAAGTGGTGCACGAAATCCTGAACACCGGGGCACGCTTTGAATTTCACGTGCCTGATGACGTGGCCAACTTTACCGAGTACGCACCCGGCACAGTGATCTGGGAAGATGACCACACCTGTTACCGGGTGGGTGCTATCCCGGAATCCATCGTGTTCCCCAACCGGGATGTACCGGTCGGCCAGCGCGTGGGCTTACTGATCAGGCCCCGGCAAAGCGTCGGCGCCTGA
- a CDS encoding TetR/AcrR family transcriptional regulator, whose translation MSEPLKTRREREKQARYDAILDAAELVFSEKGYERTSMDDIARTASLSRALLYVYFKDKAAIQRGIMLRAGQSLTARFQEAKATADTGLAQISAMGEAYYRFYQDEPDYFSALTQASTAMAEADESQAEEMLCSKAELMELMIGAIRQGLEDGTMSRERITDPVQTALYLRGALHGVILLCQSELGSGEGGAGGNFSADALIRHTMEMLTSSIAA comes from the coding sequence ATGAGTGAACCGCTTAAGACCCGCCGCGAACGGGAGAAACAGGCCCGATACGATGCCATTCTGGATGCCGCTGAACTGGTGTTTTCAGAGAAAGGCTACGAGCGAACCTCCATGGACGACATTGCTCGCACCGCCAGCCTGAGCCGGGCCTTGCTGTATGTGTATTTCAAAGACAAGGCGGCCATTCAGCGGGGCATTATGCTGCGGGCGGGTCAAAGCCTGACCGCCCGCTTCCAGGAGGCCAAAGCGACTGCCGATACCGGTCTGGCACAGATTTCAGCCATGGGCGAGGCCTATTACCGGTTCTATCAGGATGAGCCGGATTACTTTTCCGCACTGACCCAGGCGTCGACGGCCATGGCAGAAGCCGACGAGAGTCAGGCCGAAGAAATGCTGTGCTCGAAAGCGGAGCTGATGGAATTGATGATCGGTGCCATCAGGCAGGGGCTGGAAGATGGCACCATGAGCCGGGAGCGGATCACCGACCCGGTGCAGACGGCACTGTACCTGCGGGGGGCTCTGCACGGGGTCATACTGCTGTGTCAGTCTGAGCTGGGCTCGGGGGAAGGCGGCGCCGGTGGCAACTTCTCCGCCGACGCCCTGATCCGTCACACCATGGAGATGCTGACGTCGTCGATCGCAGCCTAA
- a CDS encoding efflux RND transporter permease subunit, whose protein sequence is MTRRLLNCQRLLGMVVTMLCLLGVAAYSTMPRQEDPSFPYRAGMINVNYPGASADAVERLVLRPLVDELRQVEEVEFSQGTARTGVALVRLRLNDTIYDTDPAWDRVRLAMERARKDFPDDVGQMALDDRLIDIPAIVLAVAGGPSVTELSAVAERLKQNLTDINGVSRIDLEGDADEQITLALDDAALYRLGISPARVMDTLARRNQTIPGGFVVVNGRRLSVLPNSEFADIDAIRATPIELPDGSQVPLAAAADVWRGPVEPRQPETWFDGERVVLVSIIMEEGTTDAIRFGQRVRERLNEIRTEFEPYEIREMFFQPDKVEDRLDNLAWSLVLSVLIIVAVVFTGMGIRMGLLVASILPMVALISVGLYDLGGGVLHQIAVIGMVISLGILIDNAIVIVENIQGYLDEGARRLDALRQAVAELAGPLGASTGTTLAAFAPLLLSKGGAADFTRGVPVMIMLTLSVSYLLAISAVPLLAARFLKPRRNVGKDRLSGLARYLGSLVFRFPGRLIAAGALLVAISVAMTPFMAQQFFPNADRPRVIVELFMPEGTDQARTAQAAADLEQMIRTQPDALEIHRFVGFTGPSFYYNLQRAPQAPNRARLVIRTPTLADTTEMIRWVRGHVADEMPELDVTVGILGQGPPRAAPVEVRVYHANDETRTEAVERIFGVLRGVEGTVDVRHDLDIGVPSIAINVDDATAARYGLTRADVAQSLYGQSFGVVAERYRQEEDPIPLVLRSREGTSLPLSRLLSVNVYNKQGDAIPLSAVASVETSWEPAVRYLRDGVRMNTVTANLLPGYGFSKALDGLHRALEANPLPAGTRIEMGGDAEGSGDANGALLTAAPIGVLLLLFFLLLQFNSFRRVGIILLTVPLATVGIFPGLVLSDSPFGFQSLLGVIALVGIVVNNAIVLLDVMDRRLEAGEGIRDAVRQAVEKRTRPILLTTATTVAGLLPLAFSSSTLWPPMAWAIISGLLASTVLTLLVIPAVCTQLIKTPVPEPENAPA, encoded by the coding sequence ATGACTCGCCGGCTCCTGAACTGCCAGCGCCTGCTCGGCATGGTGGTCACCATGTTGTGCCTGCTTGGGGTGGCCGCCTACAGCACCATGCCACGCCAGGAGGATCCCTCGTTTCCCTACCGCGCCGGCATGATCAATGTGAATTATCCGGGGGCCAGTGCCGATGCGGTCGAGCGGCTTGTTTTGCGTCCCCTGGTCGATGAACTGCGCCAGGTTGAGGAGGTGGAGTTTTCCCAGGGTACCGCCCGAACCGGTGTTGCGCTGGTGAGGCTGCGTCTCAATGACACCATCTACGATACGGACCCCGCCTGGGACAGGGTCCGGCTTGCCATGGAACGGGCTCGGAAGGATTTCCCGGATGACGTTGGGCAAATGGCCCTGGATGATCGATTGATCGATATTCCCGCCATCGTTCTGGCGGTTGCCGGTGGCCCGTCGGTGACGGAACTGAGCGCGGTCGCCGAACGCCTCAAGCAGAACCTCACGGACATCAACGGAGTGTCTCGCATCGACCTGGAGGGCGATGCCGACGAGCAGATTACCCTGGCGCTCGACGATGCCGCGCTGTACCGGCTGGGTATCTCGCCGGCCCGGGTCATGGACACGCTGGCCCGCCGCAACCAAACCATTCCCGGTGGTTTTGTGGTGGTTAACGGGCGGCGCCTGTCGGTGCTGCCAAACAGCGAATTTGCGGACATTGATGCCATTCGGGCGACGCCAATAGAATTGCCGGATGGCTCGCAGGTACCCCTTGCGGCGGCCGCCGATGTGTGGCGCGGCCCCGTCGAACCCAGGCAGCCGGAAACCTGGTTTGACGGCGAACGGGTTGTGCTGGTTTCCATCATTATGGAGGAGGGCACAACCGACGCGATCCGTTTCGGCCAACGGGTGCGGGAGCGGCTGAACGAGATCCGGACAGAATTCGAGCCCTACGAGATCCGGGAGATGTTCTTTCAGCCGGATAAGGTCGAAGACCGGCTGGATAACCTGGCCTGGAGTCTGGTGTTGTCGGTCCTGATCATTGTGGCCGTCGTGTTCACCGGCATGGGTATTCGCATGGGCCTGCTGGTGGCCTCGATCCTGCCCATGGTGGCGTTGATCAGCGTCGGCCTCTATGACCTTGGCGGAGGCGTGCTGCACCAGATTGCCGTCATCGGCATGGTCATTTCCCTGGGCATTCTGATCGACAACGCCATCGTCATCGTGGAAAACATTCAGGGTTACCTGGATGAGGGTGCGCGACGCCTGGATGCCCTGCGCCAGGCCGTTGCCGAGCTGGCAGGTCCGCTGGGTGCGTCCACCGGAACAACCCTGGCGGCATTTGCGCCGCTGTTGTTATCCAAGGGCGGCGCCGCCGACTTTACCCGCGGGGTGCCGGTCATGATCATGCTGACCCTGTCGGTCAGCTACCTGTTGGCGATCTCAGCGGTGCCCCTGCTGGCCGCCAGATTTCTGAAGCCCCGGCGCAATGTCGGCAAGGACCGGCTGTCGGGGCTTGCCCGTTACCTTGGAAGCCTGGTGTTTCGTTTCCCCGGCCGCCTCATTGCCGCGGGTGCCCTGTTGGTGGCGATCAGTGTGGCGATGACGCCGTTCATGGCCCAGCAATTCTTCCCGAATGCCGACCGGCCCCGGGTCATCGTTGAGTTGTTCATGCCTGAAGGTACCGATCAGGCCCGGACGGCGCAGGCGGCCGCGGACCTGGAACAGATGATCCGTACCCAGCCGGATGCTTTGGAAATTCACCGGTTCGTGGGTTTCACCGGGCCAAGCTTCTACTACAACCTCCAGCGGGCACCCCAGGCGCCAAACCGGGCCCGTCTGGTGATTCGCACGCCCACACTGGCGGATACGACCGAGATGATCCGCTGGGTCCGTGGGCACGTGGCCGACGAGATGCCGGAACTGGACGTCACTGTTGGTATTCTCGGCCAGGGGCCGCCCAGGGCGGCACCGGTGGAGGTTCGGGTCTATCACGCCAACGACGAAACCCGCACAGAGGCCGTGGAGCGGATCTTTGGCGTTCTTCGGGGTGTCGAGGGCACCGTCGATGTTCGCCATGATCTCGACATTGGCGTACCCAGCATCGCCATCAACGTTGACGATGCCACGGCTGCACGATACGGGCTGACCCGGGCCGATGTGGCCCAGAGCCTCTATGGCCAGAGTTTTGGTGTGGTGGCCGAACGCTACCGCCAGGAGGAGGACCCGATTCCCCTGGTCCTGAGATCCCGGGAGGGTACGTCTCTGCCGCTGTCCCGATTGCTGTCCGTCAACGTCTACAACAAACAGGGCGACGCCATACCGCTGTCGGCGGTCGCCAGTGTTGAAACCAGCTGGGAGCCGGCTGTGCGCTATCTCCGGGACGGCGTGAGGATGAACACGGTCACCGCAAACCTGCTCCCCGGGTATGGGTTCAGCAAGGCCCTGGATGGCCTGCATCGTGCGCTTGAAGCCAACCCCCTACCGGCCGGAACCCGCATCGAAATGGGTGGCGACGCGGAAGGATCGGGCGATGCCAACGGCGCATTGCTGACGGCGGCGCCTATCGGCGTGTTGCTGCTGCTGTTTTTCCTGTTGCTGCAGTTCAATTCGTTCCGTCGCGTGGGCATTATCCTGTTGACGGTTCCGCTGGCCACCGTGGGTATCTTCCCCGGTCTGGTGCTGTCGGATTCCCCGTTTGGGTTTCAGTCGCTGCTGGGCGTCATTGCTCTGGTGGGCATTGTGGTGAACAACGCCATTGTGTTGCTGGATGTCATGGACCGGCGATTGGAGGCGGGCGAGGGCATCCGTGACGCGGTACGCCAGGCCGTCGAGAAACGCACCCGGCCGATTCTGCTGACCACGGCCACCACTGTGGCTGGGCTGCTGCCGTTGGCTTTCTCAAGCTCAACACTCTGGCCGCCCATGGCCTGGGCGATCATCTCCGGCCTGCTGGCGTCCACCGTGCTGACCCTGCTGGTGATTCCCGCCGTGTGTACGCAGCTGATCAAAACCCCTGTGCCGGAACCGGAAAACGCCCCGGCCTGA
- a CDS encoding efflux RND transporter periplasmic adaptor subunit has protein sequence MKPLSLPFAAVSLVVISMVLAGCKAGDVSSETDIPTVSVRVAEVTGGQTEGIPLRFSGIVRATQRATLTFQVSGTLKERAVELGQRVAVGEVLARVYNPALAPARDSARAKLEELNTQYEQARREWDRSSRLHERGVVSEQSLEQIAARRDALRASVATAEAALAEATQLLNESTLRAPFAGRVEALLVEPDEFVAAGQPVMRLSSPQGREVEVRVPAYLLDHVALEQELPVWSVQDRHRPHQTGSVIEIAQAGAVRGELHPVLVSLPVDTLEPGEPVEVGITPVTTSATTVPLLSVIRTADGTGVFRVRGGEARRIPVTVERVIGERVVVRADALAPGDQVVYAGMTRLTDGDAVEVR, from the coding sequence ATGAAGCCACTCTCCCTCCCATTTGCCGCCGTTTCCCTGGTTGTCATTTCAATGGTACTGGCCGGATGCAAGGCCGGTGATGTGTCGTCGGAGACCGACATTCCGACGGTCTCGGTCCGTGTCGCCGAGGTAACCGGCGGGCAGACAGAGGGAATCCCCCTGCGCTTTTCCGGGATTGTACGGGCCACTCAGCGGGCGACCCTGACCTTCCAGGTGAGCGGCACCCTGAAGGAGCGGGCGGTGGAATTGGGTCAGCGGGTGGCGGTCGGTGAGGTGCTGGCCCGGGTGTACAACCCCGCGCTGGCACCGGCCCGGGATTCCGCCCGGGCCAAGCTGGAGGAGCTGAATACCCAGTATGAACAGGCCCGGCGGGAGTGGGATCGTTCGAGCCGATTGCATGAACGCGGCGTGGTGTCCGAGCAGAGCCTGGAACAGATTGCCGCCCGACGCGACGCACTCAGGGCCAGCGTGGCCACCGCCGAGGCTGCCCTTGCCGAAGCCACGCAGTTGTTGAACGAAAGCACCCTGCGCGCGCCCTTTGCCGGTCGGGTGGAAGCCCTGCTGGTCGAACCGGACGAGTTTGTCGCCGCCGGGCAGCCGGTCATGCGCCTGTCCTCGCCCCAGGGTCGTGAAGTCGAGGTTCGGGTGCCGGCGTACCTGCTGGACCACGTGGCACTGGAGCAGGAGTTGCCGGTCTGGTCCGTGCAGGACAGGCATCGTCCGCACCAGACCGGGTCAGTGATCGAAATTGCCCAGGCCGGTGCCGTGCGCGGCGAACTGCATCCGGTACTGGTCAGCCTTCCCGTGGATACCCTGGAGCCGGGTGAGCCCGTTGAGGTCGGCATTACGCCGGTCACCACCTCGGCGACGACGGTACCGCTGCTGTCGGTCATCCGTACCGCCGATGGAACCGGGGTCTTCCGGGTGCGTGGCGGGGAAGCGAGGCGTATCCCGGTGACCGTTGAGCGGGTGATCGGCGAACGGGTTGTGGTCCGTGCCGACGCGCTCGCTCCCGGAGACCAGGTGGTGTACGCGGGTATGACGCGCCTGACCGACGGCGATGCGGTGGAGGTGCGCTGA
- the astB gene encoding N-succinylarginine dihydrolase, whose translation MVKHAVEANFDGLVGPTHNYAGLSWGNVASKSNVRAESNPQEAALQGLAKMKRLADRGYVQGVLPPHERPHIPTLRKLGFEGSDSQILERVAKASPSILAAVSSASTMWTANAATVSPSADTGDHRVHFTPANLSAKFHRSIEHVVTGRALKAIFADESYFAHHPALPSVSQFGDEGAANHTRLCGGYGEPGVELFVYGQIAFNEQAPAPKKFPARQTLEASQAIARLHGLKEQGVVFAQQNPDAIDAGVFHNDVIAVGNGNTLFYHEMAFLEEEQVLAGIRSRLTGAELDAVRVSSAEVPIEDAVASYLFNSQLLNTPDGMLLAVPGECREVASVSRYLDELVKSGGPITSVEVFDVKQSMRNGGGPACLRLRVVLSDDELQAMHRGVLLTDALYERLTTWVRAHYRDRLSQEDLADPMLLEEVRKALDELTGILGLGSIYDFQR comes from the coding sequence ATGGTGAAGCACGCGGTAGAAGCAAATTTCGACGGTCTGGTCGGCCCCACCCACAACTACGCCGGGCTCTCGTGGGGCAACGTTGCCTCGAAATCCAACGTGCGCGCAGAGTCCAATCCGCAAGAGGCCGCCCTTCAGGGCCTCGCGAAGATGAAGCGTCTGGCGGACCGGGGCTATGTACAGGGCGTGCTGCCGCCACATGAGCGCCCGCACATTCCGACGCTCAGGAAGCTTGGCTTCGAGGGCTCCGACAGTCAGATACTCGAGCGCGTGGCCAAGGCCAGTCCATCGATCCTGGCAGCGGTCTCTTCGGCCTCGACCATGTGGACCGCCAATGCTGCGACGGTATCCCCGAGTGCCGATACCGGAGACCATCGGGTTCACTTTACGCCCGCAAACCTGAGTGCCAAGTTCCACCGCTCCATTGAACACGTGGTGACCGGGCGAGCGTTGAAGGCGATCTTTGCGGACGAAAGCTATTTCGCCCATCACCCGGCCCTGCCCTCCGTTAGCCAGTTTGGCGACGAAGGCGCGGCCAACCACACCCGGTTATGCGGCGGATACGGGGAGCCGGGTGTTGAACTCTTCGTCTACGGCCAGATCGCGTTCAATGAGCAGGCGCCCGCGCCGAAGAAATTTCCCGCCCGCCAGACCCTCGAGGCCTCGCAGGCCATTGCCCGGCTGCATGGGCTCAAGGAGCAGGGTGTGGTTTTTGCCCAGCAGAACCCCGACGCCATCGATGCGGGCGTCTTTCACAACGATGTGATCGCCGTGGGCAATGGCAACACGTTGTTCTACCACGAGATGGCGTTTCTTGAGGAAGAACAGGTGCTGGCGGGGATTCGCTCCCGCCTGACCGGTGCGGAGCTGGACGCTGTCCGGGTCAGCAGTGCGGAGGTGCCGATTGAAGACGCGGTGGCCTCGTACCTGTTCAACAGCCAGTTGCTGAACACGCCGGATGGCATGCTGCTGGCGGTGCCGGGCGAGTGTCGGGAGGTGGCGTCGGTCAGTCGGTACCTGGATGAACTGGTGAAGTCCGGCGGGCCGATCACCTCGGTGGAGGTGTTTGACGTCAAGCAGTCCATGCGTAACGGAGGCGGCCCGGCTTGCCTGAGGTTGCGGGTGGTGCTGAGTGATGACGAGCTGCAGGCCATGCATCGGGGCGTGCTGCTGACCGATGCCCTTTACGAGCGCCTGACAACCTGGGTGAGGGCGCACTATCGGGACCGGCTCTCACAGGAAGACCTGGCCGACCCGATGTTGCTCGAAGAGGTGCGCAAGGCCCTTGATGAACTGACCGGTATCCTCGGTCTGGGATCAATCTACGATTTTCAGCGTTAG